The following coding sequences lie in one Fimbriimonadaceae bacterium genomic window:
- a CDS encoding site-specific DNA-methyltransferase has product MSSNYDKLLAKLTEMFQLDQADLDFGIYRIMNSKRDEIVRFLEKDLLPQVKSVLATAQGDIETAGAEELTTLEKQIRDAGMNPDDSPKVQELRAKYAGGGDIGALEQEVFNHLYSFFRRYYDEGDFLSLRRYKEGVYAIPYEGEEVKLHWANADQYYIKTAEHFRDFIFKVGPEKGQRRVHFKLVEAQTEKDNNKEQEKRVFILSEENPVVEENGELIIRFEYRNDSANRKQKDLSEAAITIILDAAPASWKALLTIPTDKDPNRTILAKRLNDFTARNTFDYFIHKDLGGFLRRELDFYIKNEVMHLDDIENEAAPKVEQYLAKVRAIRRVASKIIEFLAQLEEFQKALWLKKKFVVSCDYLVTLDLVPIELYPAIIENECQIEDWLRNFAIEDLKDTLEAKGYSTPVTEAFLKSHPNLTIDTRHFGEDFKVRLIGAQSSLDETITGFAIQGDNFQTLRLTSRYLKRRVSSIYIDPPYNAKSSEILYKNDYKHASWLSLMQDRLSPAKHLLKEDGVLVVAIDEVEQERLGQLISNLFPGFEKSCIVVNHNPSGQQGDNFSFTHEYAYFVYPRPGRYIAEQTRENPDDWDDRNFRDVTGDESLRTAAANCFYPILVKDGEVEGFGDVCPEDCHPPINVELDGGVIAVYPVDPNGIERKWRFARQTVESVKHELKVHQLGRRGVIDIKRVKKTFNYKSNWVDARYSANNHGTQLLNQMIPNAPVSYPKSLYTVRDSVLASLGGKPSGWVVDYFAGSGTTGHAVIALNREDLGKRRFLLVEMGTYFDTVLVPRLRKAMYSSSWTAGKPQAMDGVSGFIKVFRIEAYEDSLANLSFRSPNPDQAKLVDSNDGVREGYMLRYILNAETSGSLSTLNIQSFDHPFEYKLKVAADTVGETREVNVDLVETFNWLLGLRVHTMDVIRGFHIVTGRLPGQGNSENGDKALIIWRDTTENPNEKLDEFFGKQAYNTLDQEFDVIYVNGDNNLQNLRKDDQTWKVRLIEEEFHRLMWDVEGI; this is encoded by the coding sequence ATGAGTTCTAATTACGACAAGCTGCTCGCGAAGCTGACCGAGATGTTCCAGCTCGACCAGGCGGACCTCGATTTCGGCATCTACCGAATCATGAACTCGAAGCGAGACGAGATTGTCCGATTCCTGGAGAAGGATTTGCTGCCGCAGGTCAAGTCAGTTCTCGCAACTGCTCAGGGAGACATTGAAACGGCTGGAGCAGAGGAACTTACTACCCTCGAAAAGCAAATTCGTGACGCAGGGATGAATCCCGATGACAGTCCGAAGGTTCAAGAGCTTCGCGCCAAGTATGCCGGTGGCGGAGACATTGGGGCGCTTGAACAAGAAGTCTTCAACCACCTCTATAGCTTCTTCCGCCGATACTACGATGAAGGTGATTTCCTGAGCCTGCGCCGGTACAAGGAAGGCGTCTATGCCATCCCCTATGAGGGCGAAGAAGTCAAACTCCACTGGGCAAACGCCGACCAGTATTACATCAAGACCGCCGAGCACTTCCGCGACTTCATCTTCAAGGTCGGCCCAGAAAAAGGACAACGGCGGGTGCACTTCAAGCTGGTTGAAGCTCAAACTGAAAAGGACAACAATAAGGAGCAGGAGAAGCGCGTCTTCATCCTCTCAGAGGAGAACCCGGTCGTCGAAGAGAACGGCGAGCTCATCATCCGGTTCGAGTATCGGAACGACTCGGCAAATCGAAAGCAGAAAGACCTGTCTGAGGCAGCGATCACTATCATCTTAGATGCTGCCCCAGCTAGCTGGAAAGCTCTGCTGACCATACCAACCGACAAAGACCCGAATCGAACCATCCTTGCGAAGCGGTTGAACGACTTCACCGCCCGAAACACGTTCGACTATTTCATCCACAAAGACCTAGGCGGATTCCTGCGTCGGGAGCTCGATTTCTACATTAAGAACGAAGTAATGCACCTCGACGACATCGAGAACGAAGCAGCACCGAAGGTCGAGCAATATCTCGCGAAAGTTCGAGCGATTCGTCGGGTCGCCAGCAAAATCATAGAGTTTCTCGCTCAACTGGAAGAGTTCCAAAAGGCGCTCTGGCTCAAGAAGAAGTTCGTGGTTTCCTGCGATTATCTCGTCACTCTCGACCTAGTGCCAATCGAGCTGTATCCGGCTATCATCGAGAACGAGTGTCAAATCGAAGATTGGTTGCGTAATTTCGCAATCGAAGACTTAAAGGACACGCTCGAAGCCAAGGGGTATTCGACCCCAGTTACTGAAGCTTTTCTGAAGTCGCACCCTAATCTCACCATTGACACTCGGCACTTCGGTGAGGATTTCAAAGTCAGATTAATCGGAGCGCAGAGTTCGCTGGATGAAACTATCACCGGCTTCGCCATCCAAGGTGACAATTTTCAAACCTTGAGATTGACGTCGCGCTATCTTAAGCGCAGGGTTTCAAGCATCTACATAGACCCGCCATACAACGCCAAATCATCGGAGATTCTGTACAAGAACGATTATAAGCATGCATCCTGGCTCTCGTTGATGCAAGACAGATTGTCACCGGCAAAGCACCTCCTCAAAGAGGACGGCGTGCTGGTAGTTGCGATTGACGAAGTGGAGCAGGAGCGCCTAGGGCAGCTCATTTCCAATCTTTTCCCAGGCTTTGAAAAGAGCTGTATTGTCGTAAACCACAACCCATCGGGACAGCAGGGAGACAACTTCTCATTTACCCACGAATATGCATACTTCGTCTATCCTCGACCAGGACGTTACATCGCAGAACAGACGCGTGAGAATCCAGATGACTGGGATGACCGGAATTTCCGTGATGTCACTGGCGATGAGTCACTTAGGACTGCGGCCGCCAATTGCTTCTACCCAATCTTAGTCAAGGACGGTGAAGTCGAGGGGTTCGGAGACGTTTGCCCAGAGGACTGCCATCCACCAATCAATGTCGAGCTGGACGGTGGTGTCATCGCTGTCTACCCCGTTGACCCCAATGGCATCGAACGCAAGTGGAGGTTCGCCAGACAGACGGTTGAGAGCGTAAAGCACGAACTCAAAGTACATCAGCTCGGGCGACGAGGTGTGATTGACATAAAGCGTGTGAAGAAGACCTTCAACTACAAGTCAAATTGGGTCGACGCCCGCTACTCGGCAAACAACCACGGAACTCAGCTGCTTAACCAGATGATTCCCAATGCCCCGGTGTCGTATCCGAAATCACTCTATACCGTCAGAGACAGCGTTCTTGCCTCACTAGGCGGTAAGCCAAGCGGTTGGGTGGTCGACTATTTCGCTGGCTCAGGCACAACGGGTCACGCTGTCATAGCCTTGAATCGTGAAGACCTAGGCAAGCGACGCTTCTTGCTGGTTGAAATGGGCACTTACTTTGACACGGTTCTTGTCCCTCGCCTCAGAAAGGCTATGTATTCCAGTTCATGGACTGCGGGCAAGCCGCAGGCAATGGATGGCGTGTCCGGTTTCATAAAAGTGTTTCGAATTGAAGCTTACGAGGACTCACTGGCTAACCTGTCATTTCGCTCGCCCAACCCCGACCAAGCCAAACTTGTGGATTCGAATGATGGCGTACGAGAAGGCTACATGCTCCGCTACATACTGAATGCGGAAACGAGCGGTAGTCTGTCAACTCTCAACATTCAATCCTTCGACCATCCATTTGAGTACAAGCTTAAGGTTGCCGCTGACACCGTTGGCGAGACGAGGGAAGTCAACGTTGACCTGGTTGAGACGTTCAACTGGCTTCTCGGGCTCCGCGTCCACACGATGGACGTGATTCGCGGCTTCCATATTGTCACTGGTCGGTTGCCAGGGCAAGGCAACAGCGAGAACGGCGACAAGGCGCTCATCATCTGGCGCGACACGACCGAGAACCCGAACGAAAAGCTCGACGAGTTCTTTGGCAAGCAAGCCTACAACACGCTCGACCAGGAGTTCGATGTCATCTACGTGAACGGCGACAACAACCTGCAGAACCTGAGAAAGGACGACC
- a CDS encoding DUF262 domain-containing protein, whose protein sequence is MAEITAFSSDKEFLDALLKGISEGKTQLPEFQRGWVWDDSHIRSLLASISLSYPIGAVMMLETGNPDVKFKPRPVEGVELEQGVNPDRYILDGQQRLTSLFQSVFLAKAVRTRDARGKALDRLYYIKMEASLDPDGDREEAIIGIPADKKVRNFRNEVLVDYSNADSEYEALLFPLNQVFHTYNWRAGFNKHWEHAPEKTKLFDDFEQNVLEAFRKYQVPVILLKKQTPKDAVCQVFEKVNTGGVSLTVFELVTATFAAEEFDLREDWEGARSPTGKKVGDGRGDRLRKQPVLRGVTAPDFLSTVTLLSTWHRKQSSPESAVSCKRADILRLRLADYKQWADRVTQGFESAARFLMREKIFSSDQLPYSTQLVPLAAIYVALGDKAESDAVRSKLTRWYWCGVFGELYGSTVESRFAKDLPEVLAWVNGGEEPSTVQECNFSPGRLHTLRTRRSAAYKGLSAILIRNGGLDFRTGDPIDLQLYFDDKIDVHHIFPQDYCRKRGIDARLYDSIVNKTPLSAKTNRIIGGRTPSEYLGRLSSSMGMDEGRLDEILQSHLVDVAAMRADDFTAHFEARQEALLQHIEQATGKRIARQAIDSDEDDEFNDNGQEEGNE, encoded by the coding sequence GGACGACTCACACATTCGCAGCTTGCTGGCAAGCATTTCGCTCTCCTATCCAATTGGTGCGGTCATGATGTTGGAGACAGGCAACCCGGATGTCAAGTTCAAGCCTCGTCCGGTCGAAGGCGTAGAGCTTGAGCAGGGGGTGAATCCAGACCGCTATATTCTCGATGGTCAGCAACGGCTCACATCCTTGTTTCAATCGGTCTTTTTAGCCAAAGCAGTGAGGACTCGGGATGCAAGAGGAAAGGCGCTCGACCGCCTCTACTACATCAAAATGGAAGCATCGCTCGACCCCGATGGCGACCGTGAAGAAGCCATCATTGGAATCCCTGCCGACAAAAAGGTGCGCAACTTCCGGAACGAAGTTTTGGTGGACTATTCGAACGCAGACTCCGAGTATGAGGCGCTGCTGTTTCCCCTCAATCAAGTCTTCCATACTTACAACTGGCGAGCCGGGTTTAACAAACATTGGGAGCATGCTCCTGAGAAGACAAAGCTCTTCGATGACTTCGAGCAGAATGTCTTGGAAGCATTTAGAAAGTACCAAGTCCCGGTCATTCTCCTAAAGAAGCAGACTCCCAAGGATGCCGTCTGTCAGGTCTTCGAGAAGGTCAATACCGGCGGTGTTTCACTGACCGTATTCGAACTTGTCACTGCGACCTTCGCGGCAGAAGAATTTGACCTTCGGGAGGATTGGGAAGGGGCGCGAAGTCCAACGGGGAAGAAGGTCGGGGATGGGAGGGGCGACAGACTGCGCAAACAGCCTGTCTTAAGGGGGGTCACAGCTCCCGATTTCCTGTCGACGGTCACCCTTTTATCAACATGGCACAGGAAGCAATCCAGCCCTGAATCGGCCGTGAGCTGCAAGCGGGCAGACATACTGAGATTGCGTCTCGCCGATTACAAGCAGTGGGCAGACCGAGTAACCCAAGGATTCGAGAGCGCGGCTCGGTTTCTGATGAGGGAGAAGATATTCAGCTCCGACCAACTGCCTTATTCAACCCAGCTTGTCCCACTGGCTGCCATATACGTTGCGCTCGGAGATAAGGCAGAGTCGGATGCTGTGCGAAGCAAGCTCACCCGATGGTACTGGTGTGGCGTCTTTGGCGAGCTCTACGGCAGTACGGTGGAAAGCCGATTTGCAAAGGACCTGCCGGAAGTCTTAGCCTGGGTCAACGGAGGAGAGGAGCCGAGCACGGTCCAAGAGTGCAACTTTTCGCCAGGAAGATTGCATACATTGAGAACGAGGCGTAGCGCAGCGTACAAGGGGCTCTCGGCGATACTGATACGCAACGGGGGCTTGGACTTTCGGACGGGCGACCCCATCGACCTCCAGCTCTACTTTGATGATAAAATCGACGTTCACCACATCTTTCCTCAGGACTACTGCAGAAAGAGAGGAATCGACGCTCGGCTCTACGACTCCATCGTCAACAAAACACCGCTTTCGGCTAAGACGAATCGAATCATAGGCGGTCGGACGCCCTCCGAATACCTCGGCAGGCTAAGCAGTTCAATGGGGATGGACGAAGGTCGATTAGATGAAATTCTGCAATCTCATTTGGTGGATGTTGCCGCAATGAGAGCCGATGACTTCACGGCTCATTTCGAGGCACGTCAGGAAGCTTTGCTGCAACACATCGAGCAGGCAACCGGCAAGAGAATCGCGCGGCAAGCTATCGATAGCGACGAGGATGACGAGTTTAACGATAATGGCCAGGAAGAAGGCAACGAATGA